In Gossypium hirsutum isolate 1008001.06 unplaced genomic scaffold, Gossypium_hirsutum_v2.1 scaffold_28, whole genome shotgun sequence, the following are encoded in one genomic region:
- the LOC121226121 gene encoding uncharacterized protein — protein MSRSPERNPNEGGGFRPIRNVGRGVPDLTLQAIMQEIERMFDRKLEPIEDRLYRVETRRQREVTSEDARRGREQPIENHDEEESEGDHLSEQGNPQRFQRNRLAAIEFSDYAIVWWDQLVTSRRRNGERPISTWAEMKAVMRKHFVPSYYHRELYQQLQNLTQGNRTVEDYYKDMEIAMIRADVEEDREATMARFLAGLNRDIANIVELQHYVEVMDMVHTAIKVEKQLKRKGPMRTYPTASTNKWTQGTSKAPNRPKEPFVAAKPNQVSADASKNKNEAVSNRSRDIKCFKCQGRGHIASQCPNRRVMVVRSNGEIESEDEQEEEPEIPMEEGEELELPVEGELLVVKRSLNIQVAEEEQQRDNIFHTRCHVQGKVCSLIIDGGSCTNVASSLLVEKLGLATTKHPTPYKLQWLNDGGELKVTKQARVAFSIGKYQDEVVCDVVPMHAGHLLLGRPWQFDRREFGDVFPEEVPNGLPPIRGIEHQIDFVPGAAIPNRPAYRSNPEETKELEKQVAELMEKGYIRESLSPCAVPVLLVPKKDGSWRMCFVVSARGLEVDQEKVKAINEWPRPTNISQVRSFHGLASFYRRFVPNFSSVAAPLTGIIKKTSHFVWTDEQENSFNKLKECLTNAPLLSLPDFNKTFEIECDASGIGIGAALMQDGRPIAYFSEKLNGATLNYPTYDKELYALVRALETWQHYLWPKEFVIHSDHEALKHLKGQTKLNKRHAKWVEYLESFPYVIKYKKGKENVVADALSRRYALYFQHEGYLFREGKLCVPQSSVRNVLVEEAHSGGLMGHFGIAKTLAILHEHFYWPKMKCDVIRKCDRCITCKKAKSRIKPHGLYTPLPIPDAPWVDISMDFVLGLPRTKRGGDSIFVVVDRFSKMAHFIPCNKTDDATNVASLFFKEVVRLHGIPRTIVSDRDTKFLSHFWRTLWGKLGTKLLFSTTCHPQTDGQTEVVNRVLSTLLRAILKKNLKMWEDCLPHVEFAYNRTVHSATKFSPFEVVYGFNPITPLDLIPMPYIWIHMRKERFPDQRKSKLQSRGDGPFQVLERINDNVYKIDLPGEYAVSASFNVADLSPFDVGDDSRTNRFEEREDDMSSPMKIGAESMELPLGPITRTSQEYRHRCFGIFLDICSNHRDFHLFVVILDTFGPLHEILEFLVQLPVIVCRNKSSPHHRLHFDPCRDRTFIVTPPTSG, from the exons atgtcacgGAGCCCGGAAAGGAATCCAAACGAGGGAGGTGGATTTCGTCCAATAAGAAATGTTGGAAGGGGAGTGCCGGATCTCACTTTGCAAGCCATTATGCAAGAAATAGAGCGAATGTTTGATCGCAAGCTTGAACCAATCGAAGACCGCCTATATCGAGTCGAAACCCGAAGGCAACGCGAAGTGACTTCAGAAGATGCAAGGCGAGGACGAGAGCAACCAATTGAAAACCATGATGAAGAAGAATCTGAAGGTGATCACTTATCTGAACAAGGAAACCCTCAACGGTTCCAACGAAATCGA ctcgctgccattgaattctcggattatgcgatcgtgtggtgggatcaattggtgactagccgaaggaggaatggggagaggcctatctctacgtgggctgaaatgaaggccgttatgcgcaagcattttgttccctcctattaccatcgggagttgtaccaacaattgcaaaatctcacacaaggcaaccgaactgtcgaggactactataaagacatggaaatcgctatgataagagccgacgtggaggaggatcgtgaagcaacaatggcgagatttttagctggcctaaatcgggatattgccaatatcgtcgagcttcaacactatgtagaagttatggacatggtgcatacggcaataaaagttgaaaaacaattgaaacggaaaggacccatgcggacatatccaacggcttctaccaacaagtggactcaagggactagcaaagctcccaatcggcctaaggagcctttcgttgctgccaaacccaatcaagtaagtgccgatgctagcaaaaataaaaacgaggctgtctcgaatcgttctcgcgatatcaagtgtttcaagtgtcaaggaagaggccacattgcgagtcaatgtcctaatcgacgagtgatggtggttcgttcaaatggtgagattgagtccgaagatgaacaagaggaggagcctgaaattcccatggaggaaggtgaagagctcgagctgcccgttgaaggagaattacttgttgtcaaaaggagcttgaatatccaagtagccgaggaagaacaacaacgagacaacatctttcacactcgttgccatgttcaaggtaaggtgtgtagtttaattattgacggaggtagttgcaccaatgtcgcaagttctttgctggttgaaaaacttggtttagccaccacaaagcatccaactccttacaagttacaatggctaaatgacggaggcgaactcaaggtgacgaagcaagcaagggtggcgttttccataggcaagtaccaagatgaggtggtttgtgatgtcgtaccaatgcacgcgggacatttgctattggggcgtccttggcaatttgatcggcga GAATTcggagatgtttttcctgaagaagtgccaaatggcctacctcccattcgaggaatcgagcaccaaatcgattttgtgcccggtgctgcaattccaaataggccagcatatagaagtaatcctgaggaaacgaaggaattagaaaagcaagtagccgaattaatggagaagggctacatccgtgaaagcttaagtccgtgcgcggttccggtattgttggttcctaaaaaggatggatcctggcgaatgt gctttgtggtaagtgctcgtggattagaagttgaccaagaaaaggtcaaggcgatcaacgaatggccgcgtccaacgaacatcagccaagtgaggagttttcacgggttggcaagcttctatcgaaggtttgtgcctaattttagttctgtagctgcccccttgacaggtataattaagaaaaCCTCTCATTTTGTGTGGACTgatgaacaagaaaattcttttaataagcttaaggaatgtctaactaatgcaccattgttgtctttacctgattttaacaaaacattcgagatagagtgtgatgcttcaggtatcggcattggcgctgctttgatgcaagatggacggcctattgcatactttagtgaaaagcttaacggagctacgttgaattatccaacgtatgataaggaactatatgcattggtccgagctctcgaaacatggcaacactatttatggccgaaggaattcgtaattcattcggaccacgaggctctaaagcatctgaagggacaaaccaagctcaataaacgtcatgccaagtgggtggagtatttggagtcgtttccgtacgtgatcaagtataaaaagggtaaggaaaatgttgtagccgacgccctatcacgaaggtacgcactt tattttcaacatgagggctatttatttcgtgaaggcaagctttgtgtgcctcaaagttctgtgagaaacgtccttgtagaagaagctcatagcggaggacttatgggccacttcggaattgctaaaactttagcaatattgcatgaacatttctattggcccaaaatgaaatgtgacgtaataaggaaatgtgatcgttgcatcacttgtaagaaggcaaagtcacgaatcaaaccgcatggattatacaccccgttgcctattcctgatgctccgtgggtagacatttcaatggacttcgttctgggccttccaagaaccaaaagagggggagattcaatatttgttgttgtagaccgtttttcaaaaatggcccattttataccttgtaataaaactgatgatgctactaacgttgctagtctgtttttcaaggaagttgttagattgcatgggatccctcgaaccattgtctctgatcgcgacacaaagtttctaagtcatttttggaggacgttgtgggggaaattgggcaccaaacttctattttcgacgacatgccaccctcaaacggatggccaaaccgaagtagtcaaccgtgtgctatcaactttgcttcgagctattttgaaaaagaatttgaagatgtgggaagattgcttacctcatgtggagttcgcatacaatcgaaccgttcattctgctacgaaattttctccttttgaggtagtatacggttttaatcccattactcctcttgatttgattcctatgccttata tttggatccacatgcgcaaggaacggtttcccgatcaaaggaaatccaagcttcaatcaaggggtgatggcccttttcaagtattggaacggatcaatgacaacgtctacaagattgacctaccgggtgagtatgcagtgagtgcaagttttaacgttgctgacctttctccttttgatgtaggtgacgattcgaggacgaatcgcttcgaagagagggaggatgatatgagctcgcccatgaagataggtgccgaatccatggagttgcctttggggccaattactcga ACCAGCCAAGAATATCGCCATCGTTGCTTCGGGATCTTCTTGGACATCTGCTCGAATCATCGCGAtttccatctctttgtagtaatCCTCGACACTTTTGGACCCTTGCATGAGATTTTGGAGTTCTTGGtgcaactcccggtgatagtatgCAGGAATAAATCGTCGCCTCATCACCGCCTTCATTTCGATCCATGTAGAGATAGGACGTTCATCGTTACGCCTCCGACTAGTGGTTAG